From the genome of Streptomyces xanthophaeus:
TTGTCGATCGCCTTCACCGCGGCCTCCCAGCCCTCCTGCGGGCTGCGGCCCTTCTGGTCGACCTGGAGCATCCCGATGTCCGCCAGGTTCTGCGCGATCACCAGGTCCTTCGGGCCGACCACCGTCACCGGTACGCCCTCGGCCGCCTTCGAGAAGATCTCGCCGATCGGGGCGCCGCCGAAGTAGGCGTGCTGCGCGCCCGACACCGCCGGCAGCTTGTACGCGGCGCTCGCGCTCGGGAAACTGCCCCGCTTCTCGAAGAGCTTCGCCTGCTGGGCCGGGGCCGTCAGCCAGGCCGCCAGCTTCGCCGCCTCCTCGGCGTGCTTGCCCGCCTTCGGCACCACCAGGAAGGACCCGCCCCAGTTGCTGGGCTTCGGCGCCTGCGCCACGTCCCACTTGTCCTTGCCCGCCGGGCCCGCCTTGTCCTGGATGTAGCCGAGCATCCAGGCCGGGCAGGAGACCGTGGCGAAGGAGCCGTTGGAGAAGCCCTGGTCCCAGGCCGGGGTGAACTGCTGCAGCTTGGCGCTCAGCCCGTCGGTGGCGAAGGACGCCGCCAGGTCGAAGGCGCCGCGCACCGCCGGGTTGGTCTTGTAGACGACCTTGCCCTGGTCGTCGTAGAAGCGCTGGGCGCTGCTCCCGGTCACCGCCGCCATCACACCCGAGGCCGAGTCGACGAAGGCCTTCCCCTCGCCGGCCTTCGCCTTGTACGTCCGGCCCGCCTCCAGGTACTTGTTCCAGTCGCCCGCCCACAGCGCCCCGACCGCCGTCCGGTCGGTGGGCAGCCCGGCCGCCTCGAAGAGGTCCTTGCGGTAGCAGATGCCCTGCGGGCCGATGTCCGTGCCGAGGCCGACCGTGGCCCCGCCCTTGGCCGCGGGCGCCGTGCCCTGGGCCCACTTCCAGGGCAGGTACGTGGCCTTGTCCACGCCAGGGGCCTTGGCCAGGTCCACCAGCTTGTCGGCCTGGGTGGCGGTGATCTCGGCGATGTTGTTGACCTCGACGGCCTGGATGTCGGCGAGCCCGCTGCCCGTGCCCAGGTGGGTGAGGAGCTGGGGGTAGTAGTTCTCGTTCCGCTCGATGGAGGTCTGCTCGATGCGGATCCCGGGATTCTGCGCCATGTAGTCGTCGTAGAGTCCGGCCTCCTGGAGTCCGAAGGCCCCGAAGACGCCGACGGTGAGGGTGGTCTGTGCCCCGCCGCCGGACTTGCCGGTGGCGGGGGAGCCCTGGTCGGGGCTCTCGTCGGGGTCCTGCGCGCACCCCGCGAGCAGCAGGGCCGCGGTTCCGGCCGCGGCGACGCTCGTGAGGAGGGTTCTTCGGACTCGGGCTCGGGCTCGGACGCGCATGTGGCTTCCTCCCAGAAGGACGAAACGTGCCGGGTGTCGTGTGACACAGTGTGGGAGCGCTCCCACAGCCGTCAAGAGGTAGATTCACAACCGGGAGGAAGTCATGAACGGGCACGGGCGCAGTGGGGGACGACCGACCCTGGAGGAGGTCGCGGCGCGCGCCGGAGTCGGGCGCGGCACGGCCTCCCGGGTGATCAACGGATCCTCCAAGGTCAGCGAGCACACCAGGGTCGCCGTCGAGGCGGCCGTGGCCGAACTGGGGTACGTACCGAACCGCGCCGCGCGCGCCCTCGCGGCCAACCGCACCGACGCCATAGCCCTCGTGATCCCCGAGCCCGAGGCCCGCTTCTTCGCCGAGCCCTACTTCTCCGAAGTGGTCCGCGGGGTAGGCGCCGAGCTCGCCGACACCGAGGTGCAGCTCGTCCTCACCCTGGCGGGCAGCGACCGCGAGCGCCGCCGGCTCGCCCAGTACCTGTCCGGGCACCGCGTCGACGGGGTGCTGCTCGTCTCCGTCCACGCCGGGGACCCGCTGCCGGAGCTGCTGGCCGAGCTCGGCATCCCGACGGTGATCAGCGGCCGCCGTTCCGCCGCCGAGACCCTGCCCTGCGTGGACTCCGACAACCTGGCGGGCGCGGCCGAGGCCGTACGCCACCTCCTCGACCGGGGCCGCCGTACGATCGCCACGATCACCGGCCCGCTGGACGTGTACGGGGCCCAGTGCCGCCTCGACGGCTACCGGCAGGCCCTGGCCGCCGCCGGACATCCCGTGGACGAGCTGCTGATCGCGGTCGGCGACTTCACCGAGGAGGGCGGCCGGCGGGCCATGCGCGCCCTGCTGGAGCGCCACCCCGGGCTCGACGCGGTCTTCGCCGCCTCGGACGTCATGGCGGCGGGCGCCCGGCGGGAGCTGCGCGCGGCCGGCCGCCGTATCCCGCGGGACGTGGCGCTGGTCGGCTTCGACGACTCGGTGGTGGCCCGGCACATGGACCCGCCGCTGACCAGCGTCCGGCAGCCGATCGAGGAGATGGGCCGGACCATGACGCGGATGCTGCTGGGGAGGATCGCGGGGGAGCCGGGCGAGGCGGCCGCCGTGCTGCCGAACCGACTGGTGGTCCGGGAGTCGTCCTGACGGCCCCGGTCATGCAGAAGCCCCTGGTCATGCAGAAGGCCCCGGTCCGCTTCCGCGAACCGGGGCCTTCCCGCAGGGTGAGTGACGGGACTTGAACCCGCGGCCACCTGGACCACAACCAGGTGCTCTACCAACTGAGCTACACCCACCATGTCCGGTCGGAAAACCGACCGGCCGAAGAAAAGGGTACAGGGTCCGGGAGGGTGCTCGCTCCCTCCTTTCCCGGCGCCCCCCTCCGGAGGCGCCCCGCCGGAGCTATGCGCCCGGCACGGCGTGCTTGGCGGCGATGCTGCGGGCCGTGTCCGAGTCGGGCCCGGGCTGCGGTACGAAGACCGCCTCCCGGTAGTAGCGCAGCTCGGTGATGGAGTCCTTGATGTCCGCCAGCGCCCGGTGGTTGCCGTTCTTCGGCGGGCTGTTGAAGTACGCCCGCGGGTACCAGCGGCGCGCCAGCTCCTTGACCGAGGACACGTCCACGATCCGGTAGTGCAGATAGCTCTCCAGCGCGGCCATGTCGCGCAGCAGGAAGCCGCGGTCGGTGCCGACCGAGTTTCCGCAGAGCGGCGCCTTGCGGGGTTCCTTCACGTGCTCCCGCACGTAGGCCAGGACCTGCGCCTCGGCGTCCGCGAGGGTGGTCCCGGCGGCCAGCTCGTCGAGCAGGCCGGAGGCGGTGTGCATCTCGCGCACCACGTCGGGCATGGTCTCCAGCGCGGCGTCCGGCGGACGGATCACGATGTCCACGCCTTCGCCGAGCACGTTGAGCTCCGAGTCGGTGACCAGTGCGGCCACCTCGATAAGTGCGTCGTCCGTCAACGAGAGCCCGGTCATCTCGCAGTCGATCCACACCATGCGATCGTTCATGTGTCCCACCTTATGCGGTCGCCCGGGGCGCGGACCGCATATGCGGAAGGTCCTCCATCGGCGGTGGCCGATGGAGGACCTTCGTGCGTCGTACTCAGCTCGCGGTCAGGCGTGTTCCCGCATGACCCGGCCCGGGGCGTACAGCTCCGTCACCGTGGGACCCGACGCGGCCAGGGCCGCCGCCGCCCGGTGGGGCTGCGGAGTGCGCTGGTGCGGAACCGGACCCGCGTTGATCTCGGCCACCTGTGCCACGTCGGCCTGCGGCCGGCGTGCCCGGTAGGCGGAGCGGTAGGCGGCCGGGGAGGACCCCAGCTGCCGCCGGAAGTGCCCCCGCAGGGCGACCGGCGAGCGGAACCCGCAGCGCCCGGCGACCTCGTCGACCGAGTAGTCGGAGGTCTCCAGCAGCCGCTGTGCCTGGAGCACCCGCTGGGTGATCAGCCACTGGAGCGGAGCGCTGCCGGTGAGCGAGCGGAACCGCCGGTCGAAGGTGCGCCTGCTCATATAGGCGCGGGCGGCCAGCGTCTCCACGTCGAACTGCTCGTGGAGGTGTTCCAGTGCCCAGGCGACGACCTCGGCCAGCGGGTCGGCGCCGATCTCCTCCGGCAGCGACCGGTCGAGATAGCGTTCCTGGCCACCCGTGCGGCGCGGCGGCACGACGAGCCTGCGGGCCAGGGCCCCGGCCGCCTCGCTGCCGTGGTCCGTGCGCACGATGTGCAGGCACAGATCGATTCCGGCCGCCGTGCCGGCGGACGTGAGCACGTCGCCGTCGTCGACGAACAGTTCGCGCGGATCGACATGGACGGACGGGTACCGCTTGGCCAGCGTCGGCGCGTACATCCAGTGCGTCGTCGCGGGCCGGCCGTCCAGCAGACCGGCGGCGGCGAGCACGAAGGCTCCCGTGCACAGTCCGACGATCCGGGCCCCCTCCTCGTGCGCCAGACGCAGTGCGTCGAGCGCCTCCGGCGGCGGCGGTGAAGTGATGGAGCGCCAGGCGGGAACGACGACCGTTCCTGCCCGGGCGATCGCCTCCAACCCGTACGGCGCGGTCAGTTCGAGCCCGCCGGTGGTCCTGAGCGGACCGTCCTCACCGGCGCACACGAGCAATCGATAGCGTGGAACTCCCGCGTCCTGCCGGTCAATGCCGAACACGGAAAGTGGAATGGAGCTCTCGAAGATCGGTCCGCCGCTGAAGAGCAGCACCGCGACGATCTCCCTGCGGCGACGCCCCGCGAGCTTCCGGCCGGCGTCTGTTGTGACGACGGCGGTGGAATCCTGGCTCATGGCGCTAAGCCCCCCTTGGGTGTCGCGACTCCTTGGTCTGGTCGCACCTGCACGTTTCCCCTCGGCCTTGCACGTGGATCCCCCGCCGTAAATACATGATCGAATCTACTGCGTCCCGTGGTGTCGGCGTGACAAGTTCAGCACGCAGCGCTATGTCGACTTCTCAACTTGGCGAAAAGCATTCGATCAGTAAGCGTTCCACTCCGCTACCCGAACAGGAAGCGCGCTCCCCGGCCATGGCCAGTACCTGTAGGGCCGGAACGCCCCCCGCGGTCTGTCGTCGCTGGTGGTGAGGGGGACGGGGGGACATTCCGGCAAGGAGGGCACCCTGCCGGGAAGTTGGCTGAAAACATGCGTGTGTGGGTGTGCGAATGAGTCAGTCCTGCGGGGAGACCGGGCCGGAGCCCCGGCAGCCGCGGCGCATCCCGACGCCGGCGCGCGAGTGCCGGCCGCGGTGGGCGGGCGGAAGGGCCTCCTCCGCGGGCACCCGGGCGGCCGCCCGCCGGGTCTTCTCCGAGTGGCGCAGCAGGACCCGGCACGCGGCCGTGACGGCGAGCAGGCCGAGGGTCGCGACGGCGGCCCCGCCGAAGGAGGTTCCGTAGACGACGAGGACCACGGGAACGAGCAGGCAGCTGAAGGCGGCCCAGCGCACGACGTCACCCGCGGGGTCGTCGTGGGGGCGTCCGGCGGAACGCACGGACGGGTGAAGGGCCGACCAGGGGGACGGGGTGAAGTGCGGGGCGGGGTCGGCGTCCTGGCGGGACCGGACGGACTGCGTCGGCTGAGCTGGCTGGACGGGGTGAACCGGATGACCGGGCACGGCGTGCTCCCTGCGGGCTCTTACCTGTTGGTCGGACGCATGTCCCAACGCCCGGCGGCGGGGCTCGGTCACTGCGCCAACGGGTGGCGCCGGCCCGGCCCGTCACTGGCTGTAGGGGGCAGCGGCCATTGCCAAGGCGCGCTCGCTCCGGCATGCTCCCTGGGACGCTCTCCAAGGGCGGCATGCCCTGTGCAGGACAGGAGTGTCGCCGTACCCTGGTGGGTATGGGCTTGGGAAGATGCTTCCCGGACAGAGCTCCGTCACACTGCGTCGCCGATTTCGCCCCTGTTGCTTCCTCCAAGGACCTCTTCGCCGAGACACCCATGGCCGGTCACGAATTCTCCGAACCCGCGGACCGCAAGCGCAAACGCGTCGTCGACCCCGCGTCGGCCGCCGATCTGCGCGCGGTGGAACAGACACGCGTGCACTGCGATCCGGCCTTCCGGCACGGGGTCGTTGTGGGATTCGACGGATCCACCTCCAGTGAGCGTGCGCTCGCCTATGCGATCGGCATGGCCCGTCGCTCCGGATCCGGTCTGATCATCGTCCATGTCGCCAACCGGCTGCCCACCACGGTGTGGGCCGGCTGCGAGCCGCCCGTCTTCGTCGACGTGCCGGACCACCGCACCGAGGTGCTCGGGCTGGAGCTCGCCTGCGCGGACTATCTGGCCGAAGTGCCGTGGATCCTGGTCGAGCGCGGTGGTGACATCTGCCATGAGCTGGAGGAGGTCGGCCGGGAGTATTCGGCCGACGCCATCGTGGTCGGCTCGACGCACGGGATCGTGGGCCGGATCTTCGGTTCGGTCGCCGGCCGGCTGGCCAAGCGCGCACAGCGACCGGTCGTCGTCATTCCTTGAGTGCTCCCCGCCCCGGACGAGTGGCCGATCCGATCGCTCGCCGTTGTCGTTCTGTGACCGGTTGTTAAGTCGCTTGTGCGGTTGTGCCCTCGTGTAAAGGGTAGATAAGTGCTGCTGGGACGCAGCAAACAACTGCAGATCGAAGGGAGCCCGCCGTGGACAATGGTGTCTCTGCGGGAAGCACGGCCTCGACTTCGACCCTCGGGAACATCGCCCTGGGTCTCACCCTTCTCGCATTCGGTATCGGCCACACCGGTGTCATCGACGGTGTGTCCGCCGCCAGCTCCGTGTCGCTCGCCATGTACGTCGGCGGCGCGGCCCTGTTCCTCCTCGGTCTTCTGGAGTACCGCGGAGGCAACGGGTTCAACGGCACCGCGTTCGCGGGCCTCGGCATCTTCTGGTTCACGTGGGCCAAGGGCGCGGGCGGTTCGGTCTCCGACGAAGCCGCCGGAACGTTTCTTGTCCTGTTCGCGATGCTCGCGCTGACCCTCACGGTCGCCGCCGCGAGCGGTCTGTTCAGCCAGGGCGTCTACGCCCTGCTGACCCTGTCGCTGCTCCTGCTCGCGATAGGCGCGTTCGTGGACAACGGCACGCTCGCGAAGGCGGGCGGCTGGGTCGCCGCCGTCTCCGGACTGCTGGCCTGGTACGGCGCCACCGCGGCGCTGGCGCACTGGCCGATGGCCTTCGGCAAGGCCCGCAGCGGCGGCGCGGTCGCCGCGGGCTGACCTGGCCGGCGGACCGGCCGGGCCGGTCCGGGCACCACGACGGAGAACCCCCGTGCGCACCGCGCACGGGGGTTCCTCGCTGTGGGGACGGCGATTACTCGACGGTCACCGACTTCGCCAGGTTGCGCGGCTTGTCGATGTCCCGGCCCATGGCCAGGGCCGTGTGGTACGCCAGCAGCTGGAGCGGGATGCCCATGAGGATCGGGTCCAGCTCGTCCTCGTTCTTCGGGACCACGATGGTGTGGTCCGCCTTCTCCTGCTCGCGGTGGGCGACCGCGAGGATCCGGCCGCTGCGGGCCTTGATCTCCTCCAGCGCCGCGCGGTTCTTCTCCAGCAGGTCGTCGTCCGGGACGATCGCGACCGTCGGCAGCGAGGGCTCGATCAGCGCCAGCGGACCGTGCTTGAGCTCGGAGGCCGGGTAGGCCTCGGCGTGGATGTAGGAGATCTCCTTCAGCTTGAGGGAGGCCTCCAGCGCCACCGGGTAGCCGCGCACCCGGCCGATGAACATCATCGACTTGGCCTCGGCGAACTCGGCCGCCAGCTTCTTGATGTCCTCTTCGCCTTCGAGGATCTCCTGGATCTGCGCGGGCAGCTTGCGCAGGCCCTCGATGATCCTCTTGCCGTCGGTGACCGAGAGGTCCCGGATGCGGCCCAGGTGCACGGCGAGCAGCGCGAAGGCCACGACCGTGTTGGTGAAGCACTTGGTGGAGACGACGCAGACCTCGGGGCCGGCGTGCACGTACACGCCGCCGTCGGCCTCGCGGGCGATGGCGGAGCCGACCACGTTGACCACGCCGAGGACGCGGGCGCCCTTGCGCTTGAGCTCCTGCACCGCGGCGAGCACGTCGTACGTCTCACCGGACTGGGAGACCGCGATGTAGAGGGTGTCGGGGTCCACGACCGGGTTGCGGTAGCGGAACTCGGAGGCCGGCTCGGCGTCCGCGGGGATGCGGGCCATGCCCTCGATGAGGCCGGCGCCGATGAGGCCCGCGTGGTACGAGGTGCCGCAGCCCAGGATCTTGACCCGGCGGATGCCGCGCGCCTCGCGCGGGTCCAGGTTCAGGCCGCCCAGGTGCACGGTGTTGAAGCGGTCGTCGATCCGGCCGCGCAGCACGCGGTCGACCGCGTCGGGCTGCTCGGAGATCTCCTTGTGCATGTAGGTGTCGTGGCCGCCCATGTCGTACGAGGCGGCCTCCCACTCCACGGTCTCCGGGGTGGCGTTGGTCGTCGTGCCGGAGGTCGTGTAGGTGCGGAAGTCGTCGGCCTTGATGGTGGCCATCTCGCCGTCGCCGAGGGTGACGACCTGGCGGGTGTGGGCGACCAGTGCGGCGACGTCCGAGGCGACGAACATCTCCTTCTCGCCGATGCCGAGGACCACGGGGGAGCCGTTGCGGGCGACGACGATGCGGTCGGGGAAGTCGGCGTGCATGACGGCGATGCCGTAGGTGCCGTCGATGACCTTGACCGCCTCGCGGACCTTCTCCTCCAGGGAGTCGGCCTCGGAGCGGGCGATCAGGTGGACGATGACCTCGGTGTCGGTCTCCGAGACGAAGACGGCGCCCTCGGCCTCGAGCTTGGCGCGCAGCTCGGAGCAGTTGTCGACGATGCCGTTGTGGACGACCGCGACCTTGTTCTCGGGGTCAAGGTGCGGGTGGGAGTTGATGTCGCTCGGGGCGCCGTGCGTGGCCCAGCGGGTGTGGGCGATGCCGGTGGTGCCGGCGAAGCGCTTGGGAACGCGGGACTCCAGCTCGCGGACGCGGCCCTTGGCCTTGACGACCTTCAGGGCCGGGGCCTTCGGGGTGTTGACCACGATGCCCGCGGAGTCGTATCCGCGGTACTCCAGCCGCTGCAGGCCTTCCAGCAGCAGCGGTGCCACGTCACGCTTGCCGATGTAACCGACGATTCCACACATACGGTTCTGCCCCTCCTGAAGTTCGGTTCTGTGCTCGTCCGGGGCCGCGTGCGGCGGCCGCCGGCTCAGCCGTAGACGATGCGGCGCAACTGCCGGAGCGAGAGCTCCGGCGGCGCCACGGCGCGGTGCGGCAGTTCGGCCGCGATCCGCTCGAAGATCTCCGCGTTCACCGCTCCGCCGGACTGCAGTTCCCGGTGGCGGCGGCGGACGAATTCCTCGGTCGTCTCGTCGAAGTAGGCGAGCACGTCCAGTACCACCCGGGCTGCCTCACCGCGCTGCAGCGCGGTGCTGCGCACCAGGTGGTCGACGAGGTCGTCATGCGACGGGCGGCGATCGAGCACTCGTAGATATTGGCGGCTGGCGGCGATGAACGCAAAGATCCTGCCCGATTTCGGGCAGGATCTCTCTGGTCTGGACCAGTGGGGCGCTCGGTGTGCCCTCCTTCGGATGATTTCCGCCCGTCCTGGATTCACTCACCGGACGGGACGGCCCGCTTGGCCTATACCTGTGCGCATGAGAGTCCTGCGACGCACGCTCGGCGCCCTCCTCGCCTTCGCCGCGGCCCCGGCCCTGGTCACGGCCTGCACCTCCGCGCACGGTGACGACGCCAGACCCGGGGACGACCCGCCGGTGGCCCTCGCCCCCTTCGAACGGCTGCTGCCCGCGCCCGTCTCCGCGCACGCCGAAGGTCCCGGGTACTCCTTCGGCGCGGGCACGGTCATCCGTACCGGCCGGGGCCCGGACGAGGAGGTCCGCCGGGTGGGCGAGCTCCTCGCCGAGCAGCTGCGCGGCCCGAGCGGGCTGCCGCTGCCGGTGGTCGACGGGGCGCAGGAGGACGGGATCCGGCTCAGGATCGACCGGGGCGCGCAGGGGGTGGGCGACGAGGGGTACCGGCTGGAGTCCGGCCCGACCGGGGTCACCCTCACCGCGCGGACCCCGGCCGGCCTCTTCCACGCGGGGCAGACGCTGCGCCAGCTGCTGCCGGCGGCGGGTCCGGGCACGGTGCCGGGCGGCACGGTCACCGACCGGCCGCGCTTCGCGTACCGGGGGGCCATGGTCGACATCGCGCGCCACCACTTCTCGGTGGACCAGGTGAAGAGGTACGTCGACCAGCTCGCCCAGTACAAGGTCAACACCCTGCACCTGCACCTGACCGACGACCAGGGATGGCGTCTCGCGATCGACTCCTGGCCGCGGCTGGCGGAGTACGGGGGCGGCAGCGAGGTCGGTGGCGGACCGGGCGGTCACTGGACGAAGGACGAGTACCGGGAGCTGGTGGCCTACGCGGGGCAGCGGTACGTGGACGTGGTCCCCGAGATCGACATGCCGGGGCACGTGAACGCGGCGCTCGCCTCCTACGCCGAGCTGAACTGCGACGGGAAGGCCCCGGAGCGGTACACCGGCGTCAAGGTGGGCTTCAGCTCACTGTGCGTGGCCAAGGAGCGGACGTACGAGTTCATCGACGAGGTCCTCGGTGAGCTGGCGGAGCTGACCCCGGGCCGCTACCTGCACATCGGCGGCGACGAGGCGCACGCGACGCCGGCGGCGGACTACGCGGCCTTCATGGACCGGGCGCAGGCGGTGGTGGGGCGGTACGGGAAGACGGTGGTGGCCTGGCACCAGCTGGCGGCGGCCCGCCCGGCCCCGGGCGCGGTGCTCCAGTACTGGGGCCACGACAAGACCGCGGCCGCGGACAAGGCGGCCGTGGTGGCGGCGGCGAAGGCGGGTCACCCGCTGATCCTGTCGCCGGCGGACCGGCTGTACCTGGACATGAAGTACGACCCGGCGACGAAGCCGGGCCTGGCCTGGGCAGGGTACGTCCCGGTGCGGCGCGCCTATTCCTGGGATCCGGGGGCGTATCTGGCCGGGGTCCCCGAGTCGGCGGTGCTGGGCGTGGAGGCCCCGCTGTGGACGGAGACGGTCGCGACGCGCGGCGACTGGGAGCTGATGGCCTTCCCGCGGGTGCTGGGCCTGGCCGAACTGGGCTGGTCGCCGGCGGCCGCGCTCGACTGGACGTCCTACAGCCGCCGCCTGGCCGCTCAGGCGCCCCGGCTGGAAGCGCAGGGCATCGGCTTCTTCCGGGCGCCGGACGTCCCCTGGCAGTGACCGGTGGGGGAGGGGGTCAGGGCGAGCAGGAGGTCTTGGCCCCGTCGGCCTCCGAGCCCACCGTTATCTCGAATCCGGCCCCCGTGGCGAACTCCGCGGCTGTCTCGGGACCGTAGAACTCGGTGAGGAAGCGGGTGGGCGGGAAGGAGAGGGCGAGCACCTTGGCCTGCCCGTCCTCGCCCTTCGTGAAGCACGATCCCCACGTTCCCTGACCGCGCACCGGTTCGGGCTCGAACCGCCAGCCGTCGGCCTCGGCGGCCTTGCGGTAGTGGTCGAGGACCTCTTGGCGGGTGCCCGGATACGTGTAGAGGCGCCCGGCGGACAGCCAGGCGTCTCCGCTGTCGTCCGCGCACTCGGAGGAGACGCCGTCGAAGCTGCGGGGGGCGCTCGCGCCGGGCGGCGGGGAGGAGAGCAGGGGCAGCGACTCCAGTTCCTTCATCCGGGCTTCGGTCCCCTCGCAGGTCTTGAACGGGGACAGGAAGGAACAGCCGGACAGCCCCCCGGCCACGAACACGGCCGACAGGAGCAGGGCGGCCGTACGGCCAGGGCGGATCCGGAACGGCATGCGGGCTCCCACGCAGATTCGGGCCGCGCGCTCCGGCCACGGGAGCGGACACACGAAAGCGTGACCGCGAAGAGGGCCATTGTGCTTCGCGGTCACGCCGTCGGGATCTCGGGGTGGGGCGGGGGAGGCAGCGAGGGACCGTATCGATGCCTCCCCCGCCCCGTGTGTCACCGCCGGGCGAAGGCTGCGACGGGGTTCTGGAGGCTGCCGATCAGCTGGAGGGCCGCCGCCGGGTCGGCGAGGTCGACCATCTGCTTGTTGTTGCGCAGCTGGAGACGGTTCAGACAGGACAGCTGGAACTCCTGGGCGAACAGGTCGTACCGCTCGAAGCGCTCCGCGAGCTGCGGCATCGACTCCTGGTACGCGTGGCCGCAGTCCGCGACCGCCTGCCAGAAGGTGTCCTCCTCGCAGATGCCCTCGTCCGCGAGGATCGCGCCGAGGAAGCGGAAGAAGCAGTCGAAGACGTCGGTGAAGATCGACAGGAGCTTCATGTCCTCGGGG
Proteins encoded in this window:
- a CDS encoding ABC transporter substrate-binding protein, producing MRVRARARVRRTLLTSVAAAGTAALLLAGCAQDPDESPDQGSPATGKSGGGAQTTLTVGVFGAFGLQEAGLYDDYMAQNPGIRIEQTSIERNENYYPQLLTHLGTGSGLADIQAVEVNNIAEITATQADKLVDLAKAPGVDKATYLPWKWAQGTAPAAKGGATVGLGTDIGPQGICYRKDLFEAAGLPTDRTAVGALWAGDWNKYLEAGRTYKAKAGEGKAFVDSASGVMAAVTGSSAQRFYDDQGKVVYKTNPAVRGAFDLAASFATDGLSAKLQQFTPAWDQGFSNGSFATVSCPAWMLGYIQDKAGPAGKDKWDVAQAPKPSNWGGSFLVVPKAGKHAEEAAKLAAWLTAPAQQAKLFEKRGSFPSASAAYKLPAVSGAQHAYFGGAPIGEIFSKAAEGVPVTVVGPKDLVIAQNLADIGMLQVDQKGRSPQEGWEAAVKAIDNALDQ
- a CDS encoding LacI family DNA-binding transcriptional regulator, with the translated sequence MNGHGRSGGRPTLEEVAARAGVGRGTASRVINGSSKVSEHTRVAVEAAVAELGYVPNRAARALAANRTDAIALVIPEPEARFFAEPYFSEVVRGVGAELADTEVQLVLTLAGSDRERRRLAQYLSGHRVDGVLLVSVHAGDPLPELLAELGIPTVISGRRSAAETLPCVDSDNLAGAAEAVRHLLDRGRRTIATITGPLDVYGAQCRLDGYRQALAAAGHPVDELLIAVGDFTEEGGRRAMRALLERHPGLDAVFAASDVMAAGARRELRAAGRRIPRDVALVGFDDSVVARHMDPPLTSVRQPIEEMGRTMTRMLLGRIAGEPGEAAAVLPNRLVVRESS
- the orn gene encoding oligoribonuclease; translated protein: MNDRMVWIDCEMTGLSLTDDALIEVAALVTDSELNVLGEGVDIVIRPPDAALETMPDVVREMHTASGLLDELAAGTTLADAEAQVLAYVREHVKEPRKAPLCGNSVGTDRGFLLRDMAALESYLHYRIVDVSSVKELARRWYPRAYFNSPPKNGNHRALADIKDSITELRYYREAVFVPQPGPDSDTARSIAAKHAVPGA
- a CDS encoding helix-turn-helix domain-containing protein encodes the protein MSQDSTAVVTTDAGRKLAGRRRREIVAVLLFSGGPIFESSIPLSVFGIDRQDAGVPRYRLLVCAGEDGPLRTTGGLELTAPYGLEAIARAGTVVVPAWRSITSPPPPEALDALRLAHEEGARIVGLCTGAFVLAAAGLLDGRPATTHWMYAPTLAKRYPSVHVDPRELFVDDGDVLTSAGTAAGIDLCLHIVRTDHGSEAAGALARRLVVPPRRTGGQERYLDRSLPEEIGADPLAEVVAWALEHLHEQFDVETLAARAYMSRRTFDRRFRSLTGSAPLQWLITQRVLQAQRLLETSDYSVDEVAGRCGFRSPVALRGHFRRQLGSSPAAYRSAYRARRPQADVAQVAEINAGPVPHQRTPQPHRAAAALAASGPTVTELYAPGRVMREHA
- a CDS encoding universal stress protein, with the translated sequence MAGHEFSEPADRKRKRVVDPASAADLRAVEQTRVHCDPAFRHGVVVGFDGSTSSERALAYAIGMARRSGSGLIIVHVANRLPTTVWAGCEPPVFVDVPDHRTEVLGLELACADYLAEVPWILVERGGDICHELEEVGREYSADAIVVGSTHGIVGRIFGSVAGRLAKRAQRPVVVIP
- a CDS encoding acetate uptake transporter, which encodes MDNGVSAGSTASTSTLGNIALGLTLLAFGIGHTGVIDGVSAASSVSLAMYVGGAALFLLGLLEYRGGNGFNGTAFAGLGIFWFTWAKGAGGSVSDEAAGTFLVLFAMLALTLTVAAASGLFSQGVYALLTLSLLLLAIGAFVDNGTLAKAGGWVAAVSGLLAWYGATAALAHWPMAFGKARSGGAVAAG
- the glmS gene encoding glutamine--fructose-6-phosphate transaminase (isomerizing), whose amino-acid sequence is MCGIVGYIGKRDVAPLLLEGLQRLEYRGYDSAGIVVNTPKAPALKVVKAKGRVRELESRVPKRFAGTTGIAHTRWATHGAPSDINSHPHLDPENKVAVVHNGIVDNCSELRAKLEAEGAVFVSETDTEVIVHLIARSEADSLEEKVREAVKVIDGTYGIAVMHADFPDRIVVARNGSPVVLGIGEKEMFVASDVAALVAHTRQVVTLGDGEMATIKADDFRTYTTSGTTTNATPETVEWEAASYDMGGHDTYMHKEISEQPDAVDRVLRGRIDDRFNTVHLGGLNLDPREARGIRRVKILGCGTSYHAGLIGAGLIEGMARIPADAEPASEFRYRNPVVDPDTLYIAVSQSGETYDVLAAVQELKRKGARVLGVVNVVGSAIAREADGGVYVHAGPEVCVVSTKCFTNTVVAFALLAVHLGRIRDLSVTDGKRIIEGLRKLPAQIQEILEGEEDIKKLAAEFAEAKSMMFIGRVRGYPVALEASLKLKEISYIHAEAYPASELKHGPLALIEPSLPTVAIVPDDDLLEKNRAALEEIKARSGRILAVAHREQEKADHTIVVPKNEDELDPILMGIPLQLLAYHTALAMGRDIDKPRNLAKSVTVE
- a CDS encoding beta-N-acetylhexosaminidase, yielding MRVLRRTLGALLAFAAAPALVTACTSAHGDDARPGDDPPVALAPFERLLPAPVSAHAEGPGYSFGAGTVIRTGRGPDEEVRRVGELLAEQLRGPSGLPLPVVDGAQEDGIRLRIDRGAQGVGDEGYRLESGPTGVTLTARTPAGLFHAGQTLRQLLPAAGPGTVPGGTVTDRPRFAYRGAMVDIARHHFSVDQVKRYVDQLAQYKVNTLHLHLTDDQGWRLAIDSWPRLAEYGGGSEVGGGPGGHWTKDEYRELVAYAGQRYVDVVPEIDMPGHVNAALASYAELNCDGKAPERYTGVKVGFSSLCVAKERTYEFIDEVLGELAELTPGRYLHIGGDEAHATPAADYAAFMDRAQAVVGRYGKTVVAWHQLAAARPAPGAVLQYWGHDKTAAADKAAVVAAAKAGHPLILSPADRLYLDMKYDPATKPGLAWAGYVPVRRAYSWDPGAYLAGVPESAVLGVEAPLWTETVATRGDWELMAFPRVLGLAELGWSPAAALDWTSYSRRLAAQAPRLEAQGIGFFRAPDVPWQ